A section of the Etheostoma cragini isolate CJK2018 chromosome 12, CSU_Ecrag_1.0, whole genome shotgun sequence genome encodes:
- the dad1 gene encoding dolichyl-diphosphooligosaccharide--protein glycosyltransferase subunit DAD1: protein MSNSVISVISRFLEEYTTTTPNKLKVVDAYLLYILLTGALQFLYCLLVGTFPFNSFLSGFISCVGAFILGVCLRIQINPQNKGDFLSISPERAFADFLFAHTVLHLVVMNFIG from the exons ATGTCGAATTCAGTCATATCGGTTATTTCTCGGTTTCTAGAGGAGTACACCACCACGACGCCGAACAAACTGAAAGTGGTGGATGCATATTTGCTGTACATCTTGTTGACAGGAGCGCTGCAGTTCCTCTACTGTCTCCTCGTTGGCACCTTCCCCTTCAATAGCTTTCTGTCGGGCTTCATCTCATGTGTGGGCGCTTTCATTCTCGGAG taTGTCTTCGTATCCAGATCAACCCACAGAATAAAGGAGATTTCCTGTCCATCTCCCCTGAGAGAGCCTTCGCTGACTTCCTATTCGCTCACACCGTCCTCCATCTGGTTGTGATGAACTTCATTGGTTGA
- the abhd4 gene encoding (Lyso)-N-acylphosphatidylethanolamine lipase, whose translation MKPATTHTAPIQTDCETEPSSVTSVWSWWPSWRPTSMSLLKTTESKILACIQNDLWARFVTLPNQDRIWTLTLTNKAVRTPAEPAHKTPLVMVHGFGGGVGLWIRNMDALSRLRPVYAFDLLGFGRSSRPSFPSDAAKAEEQFVDSIEQWRQSVGLENMILLGHSLGGYLATSYAIQYPSRVSHLILVDPWGFPERPETQTQEGQGQGTEVVKRPPLPRWVKAIAAVVSLFNPLAVIRAAGPWGPGLVNRFRPDFKRKFEDLFEDDTMTQYIYHCNAQTPSGEVGFRAMSESLGWAKRPMLQRVHQLPPSMPLTMLYGAQSWVGSSSGDKVAQIRDQAYTKVLLIDGASHHVYADQPEEFNSVVENICNSVN comes from the exons ATGAAGcctgcaacaacacacacagctccgATACAGACCGATTGCGAAACAGA ACCAAGTTCTGTGACTTCAGTCTGGAGCTGGTGGCCTTCCTGGCGTCCAACCTCCATGTCCCTTTTAAAAACTACAGAGTCCAAGATTCTTGCTT GTATTCAGAATGACCTATGGGCTCGGTTTGTGACCCTGCCAAACCAGGATAGAATATGGACTTTGACCCTCACCAACAAGGCGGTGCGCACACCTGCAGAACCGG CCCACAAGACTCCCCTGGTGATGGTCCACGGCTTTGGAGGAGGGGTGGGCCTGTGGATCAGGAACATGGATGCGCTGAGTCGGTTACGGCCTGTTTACGCCTTTGACCTCCTGGGCTTTGGTAGGAGCTCCAGGCCTTCCTTTCCCTCAGATGCTGCCAAGGCAGAGGAACAGTTTGTTGACTCTATTGAGCAGTGGAGACAGTCTGTAGGCCTGGAGAACATGATTCTGCTGGGACACAGTCTGGGGGGGTACCTGGCTACCTCCTATGCTATCCAGTACCCATCTAG AGTGTCACATCTTATCCTGGTGGACCCCTGGGGTTTCCCTGAGCGACCCGAGACACAAACCCAAGAGGGTCAAGGACAGGGGACAGAAGTGGTGAAGAGGCCCCCCCTGCCGCGCTGGGTAAAAGCTATTGCAGCGGTGGTTTCCCTTTTCAACCCACTAGCTGTCATTAGAGCAGCAGGTCCATGGG GTCCGGGCTTGGTGAACAGGTTCCGTCctgattttaaaaggaaattcgAAGATCTGTTTGAGGATGACACTATGACACAGTACATCTACCATTGTAATGCACAAACCCCGAG tgGTGAGGTGGGTTTCCGGGCCATGTCAGAGTCTCTGGGCTGGGCCAAGAGGCCCATGCTTCAGCGGGTTCACCAGCTTCCCCCCTCTATGCCCCTCACCATGCTGTATGGAGCACAATCCTGGGTGGGCAGCTCGTCCGGGGACAAAGTGGCTCAGATTAGGGACCAGGCCTACACCAAAGTGCTG CTGATAGATGGTGCTTCTCACCATGTGTATGCTGATCAACCAGAGGAGTTCAACAGTGTGGTAGAAAATATATGTAACTCTGTtaactga